The Sphingobacterium bambusae genome includes a window with the following:
- a CDS encoding LuxR C-terminal-related transcriptional regulator gives MNVKHDLSEKLLTQSFPKEEMEELEKYRQLAKGYAAVEHCIAVLSDLKRDKSYVYHGALAACFDFSTEASAQEIDSIWEEDIFACIHPDDLINKHLLELRLFTFVKKLDVTKRSQFYGSNVIRMQGRTGEYIAIKHRIYYVSCIVSGSLRYALCLYNRAEQPSLNEVKKHAIVDMLAGEPVPIFQDQLSSILSTREWEVLRLIRDGQISKEIAARLSISVNTVSRHRQNILEKLRVKNSSEACSVADRLHLF, from the coding sequence ATGAATGTTAAGCACGACTTAAGTGAAAAACTACTGACCCAGTCTTTTCCTAAGGAAGAAATGGAAGAGCTGGAGAAATACAGGCAGCTAGCGAAGGGATACGCAGCGGTGGAGCATTGTATCGCCGTGCTCAGCGACCTAAAGCGTGACAAAAGTTATGTATATCATGGCGCTTTGGCTGCATGTTTTGATTTTTCGACAGAAGCTAGCGCGCAGGAGATTGATTCGATTTGGGAAGAGGATATTTTTGCCTGTATACACCCCGATGATCTGATCAATAAACATCTGCTGGAGCTGCGGTTATTTACCTTTGTGAAAAAACTGGATGTCACAAAGCGATCGCAGTTCTATGGGAGCAATGTGATTCGCATGCAGGGCCGAACAGGAGAATACATCGCCATCAAGCATCGTATATATTACGTTAGCTGTATCGTGTCGGGCAGCTTGCGCTATGCTTTATGTTTGTACAATAGAGCAGAACAACCTTCGCTCAATGAAGTGAAAAAACATGCCATCGTGGACATGCTTGCTGGAGAGCCGGTACCAATTTTTCAAGACCAACTATCGTCTATTCTTTCTACGAGAGAATGGGAAGTGCTACGGTTGATACGAGATGGCCAGATCAGCAAGGAAATAGCGGCCCGTTTATCAATCAGTGTGAACACGGTAAGCCGACATCGGCAGAACATCTTGGAGAAGCTTAGGGTTAAAAACTCTTCCGAAGCCTGTTCCGTTGCCGATAGGCTTCATTTGTTTTGA